TCAAGCGTTGACTCGAAGTTTTATCTTCACTGCAAAGAAATCTCAACACCCTTTGTTTGGTACAAGGTATcctctaagtatagtacaAGTCGCCAAAAGGGGAATAtacagaaaaaaaaaaaaaacactaTGAAAGCTTTTGCCTGGACTCGTTCCTTGGAGCGTGTTTGATCAAACTCGCAGTAAACATTGTATTTGAGGAGAAAAAAGTGGCCATCATCCTCCTTGATGGACGGCAGAAAGGGTAGTTGGGGTTGATCATGTCGGGACAGGGGCGGCTGATGCTTTTGGCGTTACCGGAGGAGCAtcttcctccttctcctccgccTGCTCTGCCAGTGCCTCTGTCTCGCTGTCTTCAATAATTTGCTCCTCGATGCGCTCTCCTGGCCCCCCAACAACGGGGCTGAAAGCGTCAACCTCCTCGATTTCTTCTTCCGCTTCTTCgccttcctcctcttcctggATGGGAGCTTCGCCCGACCGTCGTCCGAGTCCAGAAGCACTTGCACTGCGTGAATGGTTAGAACTTGTGCTTCGCGAGCTGCCGCCCCCTCCTCCGCCACCGCCTGCGCTGCCACCTCCGCCAAAGGCCAGCATCGGACCCTTGAAGATGTTCCGCTTTCGCTTGGCAAATTGGATGCCCCCTCCCAGGGCAAAGGGATTAGGCGAGCCTGGAGCCTGCATTCCTGACGTTACCGGTGGGGGAGGCATGCCCTCATTGAATAGAGCAAGGGGAGCCGGGGGACCTGGCCCTCGAACTAGACGGATATTCGACGGGAAGGCGGTCGCGGTGGGAGTCGCTGGAAGAACTTTGACAGAGTGATGAGGCGACTGCCCGCGCTGGAGAGTGTTCTTGGACATGGAAGTCGAGACCGATCCGTTTGAGCTTGTTGATGAAGCTTTGGAATGAgagtgatgatgatgaggcATCGAACGAATGGACGAGACCGATGAAGAAGTGGACTTTCGGCCCCTCAACCCTGCCGAAGAGCGCCGCATCGTAGTTCGTGGGGTCATGGGAGACGGCGACAGCGATTGTCGCTTGTAAGATGTTGTGATCCGGGACGGTACCCGCGTGGGGACAGAGCCTGCACCAGAGGCCGGACTGCTGAAGCCTCCAGATCCTCCGTGACTTGGCAGTGCCTTGTTGGCATGGCCATTAGCCACTACGCCACGAGGCAATCCGGCCTTTCCTTGAGGTACGCCAGCATCCGTTGTTGGGTACTTGCTCGTCTGCGGCCGAGGACTCGTGTCCTTGGAGTGTTTACTGCTGCTGCCGGCAACACTGCCGTTTTTATCGACCAGGTTAGGCGTTGAGTGACTCCCTCTCTTATTCGCGTGCCGTCCCCTACGGGTGTTCTCGAAGAACCAGTGTGTCCAGTTCTTCCAATGCGCAATGATGGCCTGTGAGGGCTTCTTGCGAACCTTTTGTTGTTGTTCAGGTGGTCGCTCTGGCGTCCCGTTAGCCGCCAAAGCTTCCGAAGTGGTCACTAGATGAAGGGTCGAACCCCGAGATCGTGCGCTGCGGATCACGCCCTCCTTAGGAGGCGGAACCGGGCGACGATGTCTAGACGTACTGGCAGACCGGATTGAGTCCTTATCGATTGGTGGAGGTGGTTCCTCTGTATCGGGACTTCCGTTTTCCTTGCTGTGCTCGGGCAGGCCGGGCAAGTCCCCCAAGTCGGCGTCATGCGCGCTTCTTCTCTCTGACCGGCCTCTTGTCCGTGGCGTGATAGGGCCGTCTTCAAGTCTGATGAAGCGGTTTGTCAGCCCGCCGTCCTCATCGACCTCTTGCAACACAGGCGCAATCCGCTCGAGTCTGCTGGATGCGGCGGACAGACGGCGCAAGCTCCTATTCTCGGCCTCTCTTTCCCGCCGTTTCCTCTCTCTTCTCTTAACTTTCCGCTGCTCCTTTTCAATAAGCAGCGTCCACCAGCCAGCCAAAGCGTCACAGCGCTGCGCAAGCACGCTTTCGATGACGGAGTCAATATCGACACCCGCTCCCCGCATGCGCTGAAGGGTCTCCTTCTCTAGATGCGTTGAAAAAGGCGGAGGCCTTTGCAGTTTTAGGATCGCTTGTTGTGCTGGGGAATGTTCGGCAAGGAAAGGATTGGTGAGGATGTCGGGGAGGGAGGGTCGGAGTAGGGGTCGCTTAGAGAGCAAAGACTTGAGTAACGGAATGGCGGCAGTTGGGAGATGGTCGGGGAACTTCGGTTCTTCGCTGAGGATCTTTGTACGTGTAACgttgtcgtcgtcatcgtcgaaCGGTAGCTCTCCGCATAGCAGGGCATATAGGATAACGCCAAGACTCCAGACATCGACCTTTTCTCCAGCGTACTTTTCGCCTTTCAGCATTTCGGGTGCCGAGTAGCATATTGTGCCGCAGAATGTCTGCAAATAATTCGATTTCCCCTCGTATTCTCTCGTGAAACCAAAATCTACAAGCTTGACGTTTTCGTGCTTGTCGAACAGGATGTTTTCCAGCTTGAGGTCGCGGTGGACACATGATTGTTGATGTACGTATGCGACAGCGCCAACGAGTTGGGCAAAAATCTTCTGGACTTTGTGGACGGGAAGAGGGCCATGTTCGAGGAGGTAGTTGTAAAGCTCGTCGCCTATCGAGTCTTTGTCAATCGTCGTTTCTGTATCAGCAATAAAACGATAAAGCCTACCAGCACAGTATTCCAACACCAGCCACACCAGATTCTCCGTGACTATGACCTCGTACAACCTGGCAATATGTGGATGGACGAATTGTCGATGGTGATGTATTTCGCGTGCGAGATTCGAGTCGCCTTTATTTGCGGATTTGAGGACGACCTACACCCCAGTCAATGAGTATAACCAGCCCAGACTCGACAGTATTGTCCCAGCACGCATGTCGGCCGTTGCCTACCTTGGAGCCATTGGTGAGCTTGTGGGAGGCCAAGTAAACCTTGCCAAAGGAACCCTTTCCGATAAGACGACCGAGAGTGTAGTTGCCGACGGAGCTGAGGTCTTTGTTGGAGAACTCGCTGGAAGCAGCGGAGGTTAGCCTAGGATTCACACCGGAGCGGGCGGATAGTGGAACTCACTCGAGGAGCTCCTGGTACGAGCGAGCAAGCTGTCATAGTAGTATTAGCCAAATGGCCAACTTGGTGGAACACGACGCAGGGCGATTGGGAGGACTGCGAAACAAAAAGATGGATGGCATGATGGATAGTGGTATTTTTTGGGCGACGCACCTTGGCCTTGCGACCCAGGGCCTCAGCGTTTCCTCTGTTGGCCTGCATCCCTCCGCAAGGCGATGACCAGGCACGTCAAAGCCGACCGAAGCGAAGCCGGGCAAGGTGGGCGGACGGGCTCAGGCGAGACTCGACAAACTTATGGAATCGGGGTTTGGGTCCGGGCAAGCGTGAGGAGGTTTAGGATCGACTTTCGGGAGCCCACGGTGGCGCGCAAAGAGTGCAAGCTGCATCTAGAAGGGACAAGATGGGCGGAACGGATCGAATGGGCCTGCGAGGAGTCGAGTGCGCGTGGGAAAGATCGGTGGAAGGGATCACGGGGTAGCAATTGAAGCTGTTGGTGAGCGCAAGTTGAGGTTGGTAGCTCCAGGATCGTGGAATGCAATGGCTGGGGAAGTTTGCTGGGTTCACGAACGGCCCCTGTCTGCAAAGGTAGTGTACTACCTTAGGCGGTGCTCATCAATCCTTTGCTGGATTGCTGCTAAGGAGCGTTAGGTATGGCGAGGCAAGGCGAGCGAGAAGTGAGGACGGGGAACGAAACAGACCAGGTACCTGGGGGAGGTACCCCCATTTCAGCGCTCCAATCCAACTGCGTCCCAGAGAGGCAAGGAGCAGCGGCCAAGTGGGTCGCCCAGCGGTGGACACACGACCAAAGGCACATCACCTCGAGTAGATATCTACTGCACAGTAGGTACCTTGATACATGCTAAGGAATCCTTGGTAGGCACCTCAAGACGAGGAAAGAGTTGCAACATTTACATAAATGATGAGGTAAAATCCTGGTGGGGTGCAGACTGGAACTCGATGTCCACTGAGTTTGCCCAAGATTGGCAGATCCGGGGAAAGAGCGGGCGGACCTGTTCCCTCAACGGCGTGGAATTCTGCAAAGGTAAGGAATATCTAGCACTGCCAACTGCCATTGAACTCCCCAGATTGGACACTCCCGTCTACGCATCCCCGTATCTCGTTCTTGACTGGGCTTTGGTCATTGATTTTCAGTGTCTCGGACCGCCTGGATTAACCATTAAAGACAGCTGTGCTCAACGTCATTACCTAGGTACAAGAAGGATAGTATTTGGCCGTTTGCAAATAAGAGATGGTCACGTTGGCCACATCTTAAAACGGTTCGTTTCAGTCGCTTTGCACAGATTGCAACAAGAGCTTCGATACTACCGGTAGAGGCTGGTTAAGGTAGACTAAGTACCTAAGATGGGCGGCTCATaattaggtaggtacctaaaACCAGGCACATCGGTTGCTACCACTAATGATATTCTTCACCATTGGGAGCCTGACGCGGGAGAAACAGCACCTCAGCTAGACGGCAGCCGTGCAGTCAAGTGGATTGCGAGCACTCCAGTATCCAAATGTGTGTAAGCATCACTATCCCCAAGTCTACCTCGTTTGTCTGAGACGCTCGCTGAGACTGCACTGATGAGGCTCTCTCCCCCCACCGCCATCTCATTGGATCGAGGGACCAACCTGGAAAGCTTGGATCATCTCCCGCCCCTGCGGGAACATGGGGGTGGCTGACGGGGAGCAGTCCGTGCTCTTGGCTGGAGCCAATGACGGGAGCTTGGGATGGAATGACCTCATTCTCAGACCTCGCACCTCAGCCTGCACTCTGCAGATATCTGACTCTTATCACTCATATCGCTCACTTTATCGCACTTCCCGTCACCGTGATTGAGGCTTGAGCTCCCAGGCTTACCTTACCAGGTCGATCTCCGCCCACTTCGTTCCGACACCGCTCCGTTTGCGGTTGCACCATAGCCAAGTCTCCGGGAAACTCTCGCGCCCGCCGCCGGCTATTGATGATTTGTAGCGGCGACCAATCTCTCCAATTGAGACCTACATCCTTTGATCAATGCTTGTGAGCCGTCAAAAGCAGCCAAATTTTCTATAGGCTTGAAGCTCCGCCACCACCATGCGTGTCTCTCAGCTCATGACCTTGAGCTCTGTGCTCTCCCTTGCCGCCGCCTCTCGCATCCAGCAACCCATCGGCGTCGAATCTTCCCCGCCAACGCCTCACTCACCCTCATCCGCCGCTCCCTCCTGGCGCGACGACCTCATCTCTTTACATCGATCCCTCATTGAGATCCCCTCCATCTCAGGCAATGAGAGCGCCGCCGGGAAGTTCTTGGTCGATTATCTGACCGGCCGCGGCTATGTCTCCTCTCTGCAATTCCTGCCACCGCGCAACAACAACACGGAAGAGACCCCGAGGTTCAATGTCCTGGCCTGGAAGACGAACCAACGCCAGCCCACACCTCGCGTTGTAGTCACTTCGCACTACGATGTTGTGCCGCCTCATATTCCTTACGGCATATCCGATGACAAAATCACTCCCGACACTCGTATTAGTGGAAGAAGAAGCGTTGACGCCAAGGCTAGTGTTGCGGCTCAGATCATTGCTCTCGAGGACCTGTTCGAGGCCGGCAAAGTCAACCCCGAAGATGCCATGCTCTTATTTGTCATTGGTGAGGAGGACACTGGCGATGGAATGCGTTTCTTTTCCGATTCCCTCCAGGCAGCCGACCCGCCGGTACAATTTGAATCCGTCATCTTCGGAGAGCCTACAGAGAACAAGCTCGCTTGCGGTCACAAGGGCGGTGTCTTCTGCGATATCTCGGCCAAGGGCGTCGCTGGACACTCTGGCTACCCATGGCTCGGCAAGTCGGCCAACGAAATCATGATCAAGGCCCTCGCCAAGATTATCACGACAGATCTCGGAAGCACTGACAAGTGGGGCAACACCACCGTCAATGTTGGCCAGTTCAACGGCGGCGTTGCTCAGAATGTCATTCCTGCCTCTGCTCTGGCAAGGATCGCGGTTCGGGTTGCCATTGGCCCCGAAAAGGACGGCGGCAACATTGTCAAACAGAGAATCCAGAAGATTCTCGACGAAACCGATGCCGAGTCCCTCGAGTTGACCTGCACCCACGGATATGGCGTGGTGGAGGCCAACTGTGACGTTGATGGTGAGACCCATGCACTTTAACCAAGCAACCTGTGCAGTTTGAATAATTACTGACGACTCATCATCCAGGATTTGATACCCTTGTGGCCAACTATGGAACTGACATTCCTAACCTCAAGGGCTCGCACACTCGCTACCTGTATGGACCAGGCACGATTTTGGTTGCACATGGCCGCAACGAAAACATCACCGTTGCTGAGCTTGAGGAATCCGTGGGAGGTTACCAAAAGTTGATCCTGCATGCTCTCAAGGACTCTGCTTAGTGTCATGAGACAACCTTGAAGCAGTGTCCTGCTAATACGCTATATCCCCTATAGACAAAATTCAATTTTGAACATACATCGGGCTCCGAGCTCCAGCTCCAGTCTCTAACGCAAAACAAATATCATCATCATCTACGCTTGAAAGGAGAGATTCCCATCACTGGGCGACCACCTGCGCCCATCTCTCGGGCATGATGTGACGGAAATCAAATTGACCCTCGTCGTTCTTGACAATAGCACCCTTCTCCGTAACAACAGCATCGATCAGGTCGTGCGGAGTAACATCAAAAGCAGGGTTCCAGACGTTAATGCGCTGGTCCGCCGTCGCCACACGCGCTGTACGAGCGATATCGACGTTGCCATCAGCCTGGACGATAGCACCGGAAATCTGCGTGAGCTCCTCCCCCTTGCGTTCCTCGATCTTGATGCCGGCGCCGGTCTGGGTCTCGAGGTCGATGCTGGTGGTGGGAGCCGCAACAATGAACTTGACGCCGTGATGCTTGGCCAAGACGGCGAGTTGGTAGGTTCCAATCTTGTTGGCAGTGTCACCGTTGCGAACGACACGGTCGGCACCTACAATGACAGCAGCAATGTTCATCTTGTCCTTTTGCAAGTTGAACAGCGCGGCAGCCATGGAGTCTGTGATGAGAGTGCTGGGGATCTTTTCGTAAACAAGCTCAAAGGCGGTCAGCCTGCTACCCTGGTTGTAGGGTCTTGTCTCGGTGCAGTAGGCGCGCTTTAGAAGGTTGTTGGACCAGAGTGTTCTGATGATACCGAGGGCGGTTCCGTGACCAGATGTTGCCAGAGAGCCAGTGTTGCAGTGAGTGAGGACAGATACTTTGGCATCAGGTGAAGCACCAGCGACCTCTCTCAACCATTGCGCTCCATGGTCACCAATAGACAGATTGGTCTGAAGGTCTTTTTGCAGAATCTTCTCGGCTTCCTCAATGTATGCAGCAATGACGGTCTTGGAATCATCCTGAGGCGCGCTCCTAACGCGGGCCTTTAGTTGGTTGATAGCATTGGTCAAGTCGACAGCAGTCGGTCTGCTTTCCTTGAGGTAATCCAAACGCGAGTCGATGTAAGTGACGGCATCTTGTGATGAAGAGGCGGTGCAGCTGCCGTTGTGTAGCTCGACAGCGTGGGCGAGGGCGGCGACGATAGCAATGGCGGGGGCACCACGAACTCTCATCGACTTGATGCAGTCAAAGGCCTCCTCGCTGGTGGACACCTCATCGTAGTGGAATTCATGAGGCAGTCTCAGTTGGTCCAGGACTTCGAGACGACCCCGAGTGTACTTGACGGCTTGAAGTCCAGACATGGCGAAAACAGAGAAATTACGATGATGCTGTTGGAGAAAGAAATAAAGCTAAAGTCTTTTTCCTCAAGAAATATAGGGCACTTTATCGCTTCCTGATCCAAGGCAGAGGAGGGGCATTTCTCCCCAAAGCAAAACCAAAAAAGATTCTGCCGTGCCCCTCCATTGATGTTCAGCAAGCAGCGTCATCTTGGGCCAATCATTCCAGCACTGGGTAGCACACCGCTCTCGGGGAATCATCGGAGGCAGAGCTACCTttgtacctaccttacattATCGAGGTTCCTAGGTACCTCTAGGCCGGGGCCGACTAGGGGATCCCGCCGTTGGCTGGCGCATTTCGCCAGCTCCCATCCTCCCGCCCAGTGCTCCAAGGCTCCAATTCCAACAAACGGGACCGAACCCCTTTGATGTTCCAGCTCCAAGCTCGCTGAATCGCGCCCAGCGTCTCCACCGAAGCTAGAACCTCACCGAGGCGAGTTGTACACCTTGCATTCGACCGGCACCCACCCGCCGCGCAATTTAGTAAATGAAGCTGCGACGGACCATGTAATTTAAAAGTCCAAATTGGAGGAGCCGTTCAAGATGGAGCGGCCTTTTTCAACCTCCAAAGTCACAGGTAAGCTCTACGCGTCTCATGATCCTGTTGTTATCTCGTTGGCCTACTAGTCGTACCTTGACTGCGCTTCCCCCCAACTGACCAAGCATGCTATTCGCAGTCGAGTACTTCGATCCCCACGACGTTTACAAGCTCGTCACCCCGGGCCTCATTCCACGACTGCCCCTTCGAAATCTTCATTGGCAGTCGCATGCTGGACCTTTGCGCTCGATCGATACCCTTCACGTAGAGCTCACGCCCGCTGGCGGAGACCCTGCTGCCCCAATCTCGCCAACCATCTCCCCTTCGCTCCGCCGGTCAGTAAGCGCCGGCGCAAAGGACGATGGCTTCCAAACGCAGTCTATCGGAGGCAAAAGCACGTCTTCAGATATTTCCGATACCCCAACGATAGCGGCGCGACAGC
The Colletotrichum lupini chromosome 6, complete sequence DNA segment above includes these coding regions:
- a CDS encoding S-methyl-5-thioribose-1-phosphate isomerase, producing MSGLQAVKYTRGRLEVLDQLRLPHEFHYDEVSTSEEAFDCIKSMRVRGAPAIAIVAALAHAVELHNGSCTASSSQDAVTYIDSRLDYLKESRPTAVDLTNAINQLKARVRSAPQDDSKTVIAAYIEEAEKILQKDLQTNLSIGDHGAQWLREVAGASPDAKVSVLTHCNTGSLATSGHGTALGIIRTLWSNNLLKRAYCTETRPYNQGSRLTAFELVYEKIPSTLITDSMAAALFNLQKDKMNIAAVIVGADRVVRNGDTANKIGTYQLAVLAKHHGVKFIVAAPTTSIDLETQTGAGIKIEERKGEELTQISGAIVQADGNVDIARTARVATADQRINVWNPAFDVTPHDLIDAVVTEKGAIVKNDEGQFDFRHIMPERWAQVVAQ